In Synergistota bacterium, the genomic window GCACCGGATGGAGGAGTGATTCTTATCTTCGACAGAAAGGAAGGACCGATACCTTATATACCTCCAGGGAGCGAACTTAAGGTTCTCTGGCATGACAAAGGAAAGCTATACGAGGGCGTAGTAAAGGTAAAGGGTGGAGGAGGAAGATTTATTCCCTTCCTTGAAGTCGCTCCTCCAGAAGGAATCAATCCAATAGAGAGGCGTAGGTATAGAAGGGTCAAGGCTCTTCTCCCCGTGGAGTATAGGAAGGTAGGGGAGGGTGCCTTTAAGGTTTCCAATACGATAGACATAAGTGGTTGTGGTGTGAAAATGCCTGTGGATGAGGAGATAGACGTTGGAGATGAACTTGAAGTACTGATATATCTCCCGGAAAGCGATGTAGTTTCCTCACTTGGAAGAGTGGTAAGAATTGAGGATGAGGGAGGTGGTAGAACTGCTGGAATAGATCTCGTTGTTATG contains:
- a CDS encoding PilZ domain-containing protein encodes the protein MPLEIEIEEGKWRRGKVLRGAPDGGVILIFDRKEGPIPYIPPGSELKVLWHDKGKLYEGVVKVKGGGGRFIPFLEVAPPEGINPIERRRYRRVKALLPVEYRKVGEGAFKVSNTIDISGCGVKMPVDEEIDVGDELEVLIYLPESDVVSSLGRVVRIEDEGGGRTAGIDLVVMDERSRKNIVNFVFKREREEKQKIG